One region of Pseudomonas alvandae genomic DNA includes:
- a CDS encoding class I SAM-dependent methyltransferase: MQHELYRASGLPILQNRTFATAGQAQASASADIVLVQDSQSGLIFNQAFDASKLSYDVDYQNEQAHSVQFQQHLNDVEAILAPHFKDKSLIEVGCGKGFFLEMLRGLGYAITGIDPSYEGDNPDVIKAPFSSELGLAADAIVLRHVLEHISNPISFLAEIAAANQGGQIYIEVPCFDWIIQHNAWFDVFYEHVNYFRIADLRAMFGTVHEVGHLFGGQYLYIVADLSTLRSTPADAPQSLMLPENFTASLDRAVQIILGAPEQGSAIWGASSKGVIYSLALQRAGVAVDRVVDINPAKQGRYLPLSGVRVSSPEEAMETLPEGANLFVMNSNYLEEIKRMTGGRYVYHAVDSASFQ; encoded by the coding sequence ATGCAGCATGAACTTTATCGGGCAAGTGGACTGCCGATCCTGCAGAACCGTACATTTGCCACTGCCGGACAGGCTCAGGCATCGGCCAGCGCTGATATCGTGCTGGTGCAGGATAGTCAGAGCGGTCTGATTTTCAACCAGGCATTCGACGCCAGCAAACTCAGCTATGACGTCGACTATCAAAACGAGCAAGCCCATTCGGTGCAGTTCCAACAGCACCTGAATGACGTCGAGGCGATCCTGGCGCCACATTTCAAGGACAAAAGCCTGATTGAGGTTGGCTGCGGCAAAGGTTTTTTCCTCGAAATGCTGCGAGGCCTCGGCTACGCCATCACTGGGATCGATCCTTCCTATGAAGGGGACAACCCTGATGTGATCAAGGCCCCCTTCAGTAGCGAGTTGGGGCTGGCGGCTGACGCCATCGTGTTGCGCCATGTCCTGGAGCACATCAGTAATCCGATCAGTTTTTTGGCTGAAATCGCCGCCGCCAACCAGGGCGGACAGATTTATATCGAAGTGCCGTGTTTCGACTGGATTATTCAGCACAACGCCTGGTTCGACGTGTTCTACGAGCACGTGAATTACTTTCGCATCGCCGACTTGCGCGCGATGTTCGGGACTGTGCACGAGGTCGGGCATTTGTTCGGTGGCCAATACCTTTACATCGTTGCGGATCTTTCCACTTTGCGCAGCACGCCAGCCGATGCACCACAGTCGCTGATGCTGCCGGAGAACTTCACCGCCAGCCTTGACCGTGCCGTGCAGATTATCCTGGGCGCGCCCGAGCAAGGTTCGGCAATCTGGGGCGCGTCGTCCAAAGGTGTGATCTATTCATTGGCGCTACAACGCGCGGGCGTTGCAGTTGATCGAGTGGTGGATATCAATCCCGCCAAGCAGGGGCGCTACTTGCCTCTGAGTGGCGTGCGCGTGTCCTCGCCCGAAGAGGCGATGGAGACCTTGCCCGAAGGCGCCAACCTGTTCGTAATGAATTCCAATTACCTCGAAGAGATCAAGCGGATGACCGGTGGGCGCTACGTCTACCACGCCGTTGACAGCGCTTCGTTCCAATAA